The Rhodocytophaga rosea genome has a segment encoding these proteins:
- the gdhA gene encoding NADP-specific glutamate dehydrogenase — translation MERIKARNPHEPEFLQAVQEVADTIIPFTEVHPKYRKFKILERIAEPERVIMFRVPWLNDQGEVEINRGFRIQMNSAIGPYKGGLRFHSSVNLNILKFLAFEQVFKNSLTGLSMGGGKGGADFDPKGKSDNEIMKFCQSFMTELYRHVGADIDVPAGDIGVGAREVGYLFGQYKRIRGEFTGVLTGKGQDWGGSLIRPEATGYGVVYFALDMLATRGESLKGKTVLISGSGNVAQYTVEKCISEGAKVVTMSDSEGFIYDPNGIDQEKLIYIQELKEGNRGRIKEYAQKYGCAFYPGERPWKIKADIAFPNATQNELDEQDAKTLLANGCICVAEGANMPCTPQAILAFSQAKILYAPGKASNAGGVAVSGLEMSQNSQRYSWSREEVDAKLQQIMKRIHSICVKYGTEKDGYINYEKGANIGGFVKVADAMLAQGIV, via the coding sequence ATGGAACGAATCAAAGCCCGCAATCCTCATGAACCTGAATTTTTACAAGCTGTCCAGGAAGTGGCAGACACAATCATTCCTTTTACAGAAGTCCACCCGAAATACAGAAAATTTAAAATCCTGGAACGTATCGCTGAACCAGAACGTGTGATAATGTTCCGCGTACCCTGGTTGAATGATCAAGGAGAGGTGGAAATTAACCGGGGATTCCGCATTCAAATGAATAGTGCTATTGGCCCCTATAAAGGCGGTCTTCGTTTTCATTCTTCGGTAAATCTGAATATTCTTAAATTCCTGGCCTTTGAACAGGTATTCAAAAACAGTTTGACCGGCTTATCGATGGGTGGAGGCAAAGGAGGAGCAGATTTTGACCCCAAGGGAAAATCAGATAACGAAATTATGAAGTTTTGCCAAAGCTTTATGACCGAGTTATACCGCCATGTGGGGGCTGACATAGATGTGCCGGCAGGCGATATTGGTGTAGGCGCTAGAGAAGTAGGGTATCTGTTTGGGCAGTACAAACGGATCAGAGGCGAGTTTACAGGGGTATTAACAGGAAAGGGCCAGGATTGGGGAGGCAGCCTGATCCGTCCGGAGGCAACCGGCTATGGGGTAGTTTATTTTGCTTTAGATATGTTAGCTACCCGTGGAGAATCCTTAAAAGGTAAAACAGTGCTGATCTCAGGGTCAGGTAATGTAGCGCAATACACGGTAGAAAAATGTATAAGTGAAGGAGCCAAAGTAGTGACCATGTCTGATTCTGAAGGGTTTATTTATGATCCTAATGGAATTGATCAGGAAAAGCTAATCTATATTCAGGAGCTAAAAGAAGGGAACCGGGGCAGAATTAAAGAATATGCTCAAAAATATGGGTGTGCCTTTTACCCTGGTGAGCGGCCATGGAAGATCAAAGCTGACATTGCTTTTCCCAATGCCACCCAGAATGAGTTAGATGAACAGGATGCGAAAACCTTACTAGCCAATGGGTGTATCTGTGTAGCTGAAGGGGCCAATATGCCTTGTACGCCTCAAGCTATCTTAGCATTCAGTCAAGCTAAAATTTTATATGCTCCCGGTAAGGCATCGAATGCCGGCGGAGTGGCTGTGTCAGGTCTTGAAATGTCACAGAATTCACAGCGCTATTCCTGGAGCAGAGAAGAAGTGGATGCGAAATTACAGCAGATCATGAAAAGAATCCACTCTATCTGTGTCAAGTATGGCACAGAAAAAGATGGCTATATAAACTATGAAAAAGGAGCCAATATTGGAGGCTTTGTCAAGGTGGCTGATGCTATGCTGGCACAAGGCATTGTGTAA
- a CDS encoding DEAD/DEAH box helicase, which translates to MTFADFSLNPSLLDGIADMGYSFCTPIQQQTIPLILQGKDLIGCAQTGTGKTAAFLIPILEQIISSEGGFVKTLIIVPTRELAKQIDGIIDGLAYHSPVRSIAVYGGGNGEDFSQQQKALDEGADIIIATPGRLIAHLQMGKVKLENLRHVILDEADKMLEMGFYEDIMSIIAKLPTKRQTLLFSATMPAKIRTLAKRILVEPEEITIAMAKPAEGIVQWVCHVYENQKLRVLEHLFKEKQVESMILFTSRKAKVNDIVGSLHRIGLSAQGIHSDKTQQERDATLNDFKNRRFKILVATDILSRGIDVEAISHIVNFEVPDPEDYVHRIGRTARAAATGEAITFVSEKEQYRLARIEKVLGKQIDQIEIPEVLGEVPKYNPTTARPGGKSFKGKKSGSKSKKPFKWKNKPEKN; encoded by the coding sequence TTGACTTTTGCTGATTTTAGTTTAAATCCCTCATTATTAGATGGGATTGCTGATATGGGATACAGTTTCTGTACGCCTATTCAACAACAAACCATTCCCCTTATCCTACAAGGCAAAGACCTCATTGGTTGCGCCCAGACAGGAACCGGTAAAACCGCTGCTTTTCTAATTCCAATCCTGGAGCAAATTATCAGCAGCGAAGGTGGTTTTGTAAAAACACTTATTATTGTTCCTACCAGAGAATTAGCTAAACAAATTGACGGAATCATTGATGGATTAGCTTATCATTCACCGGTGCGTTCTATTGCTGTATATGGCGGAGGGAATGGCGAAGATTTCTCACAACAACAAAAAGCCCTGGATGAAGGAGCAGATATTATCATTGCTACACCCGGCCGTTTGATTGCCCATTTACAGATGGGCAAAGTAAAACTGGAAAACCTGCGCCATGTCATTTTAGATGAAGCAGATAAAATGCTGGAGATGGGTTTTTATGAGGACATCATGAGCATTATTGCCAAACTCCCCACTAAAAGACAAACATTGCTTTTCTCCGCTACCATGCCGGCCAAAATACGTACGCTGGCAAAACGTATCTTAGTGGAACCAGAGGAAATAACCATTGCAATGGCTAAACCAGCCGAAGGTATTGTGCAATGGGTATGTCATGTATACGAAAATCAGAAGTTACGTGTACTGGAACATCTTTTCAAAGAAAAGCAGGTAGAGAGTATGATCTTGTTCACCTCTCGTAAAGCCAAAGTAAATGACATTGTGGGTTCCCTCCACAGAATAGGTCTATCAGCACAAGGAATTCACTCCGATAAAACCCAGCAGGAGCGGGATGCTACCCTGAATGATTTTAAAAACCGCAGGTTTAAGATACTGGTAGCCACCGACATTCTCTCCAGAGGGATTGATGTAGAAGCCATCAGCCACATTGTCAACTTTGAAGTACCTGACCCGGAAGACTATGTACACCGCATTGGCCGTACTGCCAGGGCAGCAGCTACCGGCGAAGCCATCACCTTTGTAAGCGAAAAAGAACAATATCGCTTGGCCCGAATTGAAAAAGTACTTGGCAAACAAATTGACCAAATTGAAATACCTGAAGTGCTAGGTGAAGTGCCCAAATATAACCCAACTACTGCCAGGCCAGGTGGCAAAAGCTTTAAAGGTAAAAAATCAGGGAGCAAATCAAAGAAACCATTCAAATGGAAAAATAAGCCGGAAAAAAATTAA